The Azospirillum brasilense genome window below encodes:
- a CDS encoding YcnI family protein: MFRNTRGALLAAAVLACLPGLLPGSAALAHTTLETKQAPAASTYKGVLRVGHGCGASPTIALRVQIPEGVIAVKPMPKPGWTLTTKEGQYAKAYDYYGESLSKGVTEIAWTGGSLPDAHYDEFVFRARLPDADPGTVVYFPVVQECETGVHRWIEIPEPGKTDHDVKEPAPGVTLTAKP; this comes from the coding sequence ATGTTCCGCAACACCCGCGGCGCCCTGCTGGCCGCTGCCGTCCTCGCTTGCCTGCCCGGTCTTCTTCCTGGTTCCGCCGCCCTCGCCCACACCACGCTGGAGACCAAGCAGGCCCCGGCCGCCAGCACCTACAAGGGCGTGCTGCGCGTCGGCCATGGCTGCGGCGCCTCCCCCACCATCGCCCTGCGCGTGCAGATCCCAGAGGGGGTCATCGCGGTGAAACCGATGCCCAAGCCCGGCTGGACCCTGACGACCAAGGAAGGCCAATACGCCAAGGCCTACGACTACTACGGCGAGTCGCTGAGCAAGGGCGTTACCGAGATCGCCTGGACCGGCGGCTCGCTGCCCGACGCCCATTACGACGAGTTCGTCTTCCGCGCCCGCCTGCCCGACGCCGACCCCGGCACCGTGGTCTATTTCCCCGTGGTGCAGGAGTGCGAGACCGGCGTACACCGCTGGATCGAGATCCCGGAGCCGGGCAAGACCGACCATGACGTCAAGGAGCCGGCCCCCGGCGTCACCCTGACCGCCAAGCCGTAA
- a CDS encoding ABC transporter ATP-binding protein, with protein MSQDVQLESVTMRFGSVTAVRDVSLTVGAGEFFSFLGPSGCGKTTILRMVSGFMEPTEGAIRIGGRDMRGIGPNKRPTALIFQNLALFPLMTVAENIGFGLEVRGVPSAERQERVRKLLDLVALPDAAEKKVTELSGGQRQRIAIARALAVEPAVLLLDEPLSALDLKLRQHMRAELRDLQKRTGVTFIYITHDQGEALTMSDRIGVMSRGVLEQVGDGRAIYDHPETAFVAAFVGENNRFAGTVAESAGGMAVLDTPRGRLVGRNPRRLGPGDRATLFVRPERMAAGAGAENALEARVTHRDFEGAFINAFLEGGITVQVPHLGDEPPLTPGEPARLAFRAEDAVVLPDAPA; from the coding sequence ATGAGTCAGGACGTCCAGCTCGAGTCCGTCACCATGCGGTTCGGTTCCGTCACCGCCGTCCGCGACGTGTCGCTGACGGTCGGGGCGGGGGAATTCTTCAGCTTCCTCGGCCCGTCGGGCTGCGGCAAGACCACCATCCTGCGCATGGTCTCCGGCTTCATGGAGCCGACGGAGGGCGCCATCCGCATCGGCGGCCGCGACATGCGCGGCATCGGCCCGAACAAGCGGCCGACCGCGCTGATCTTCCAGAACCTCGCCCTGTTCCCGCTGATGACGGTGGCGGAGAACATCGGCTTCGGGCTGGAGGTGCGCGGCGTGCCCTCGGCGGAGCGCCAGGAGCGGGTCCGCAAGCTGCTTGACCTCGTGGCCCTGCCCGACGCCGCGGAAAAGAAGGTGACGGAGCTGTCGGGCGGCCAGCGCCAGCGCATCGCCATCGCCCGCGCGCTGGCCGTGGAGCCCGCCGTCCTGCTGTTGGACGAGCCGCTGTCGGCGCTGGACCTCAAGCTGCGCCAGCACATGCGCGCCGAGCTGCGCGACCTGCAGAAGCGGACCGGCGTGACCTTCATCTACATCACCCACGACCAGGGCGAGGCGCTGACCATGTCCGACCGGATCGGCGTGATGTCCAGGGGCGTGCTGGAGCAGGTGGGCGACGGCCGGGCCATCTACGACCATCCGGAAACCGCCTTCGTCGCCGCTTTCGTCGGGGAGAACAACCGCTTTGCCGGCACCGTCGCCGAGTCGGCGGGGGGCATGGCCGTTCTGGACACGCCGCGCGGTCGTCTGGTCGGGCGCAACCCCCGCCGCCTCGGCCCCGGCGACCGCGCCACCTTGTTCGTCCGGCCGGAGCGCATGGCGGCGGGGGCGGGGGCGGAGAACGCGCTGGAGGCGCGGGTCACCCACCGCGATTTCGAGGGCGCCTTCATCAACGCCTTCCTGGAGGGCGGCATCACCGTCCAGGTCCCGCATCTCGGCGACGAGCCGCCGCTGACCCCCGGCGAGCCCGCCCGCCTGGCCTTCCGGGCGGAGGACGCCGTGGTGCTGCCCGACGCGCCGGCGTAA
- a CDS encoding ABC transporter permease, translated as MGGVLRRYGPVLTAAILLAVAVWLLLLVVLPQLLMVDFSFRPSLPPSKAGGPEDVYTLRNYATLWTNQIHLAIFLKTIWASSLVTAVTLAVCYPVAFYMAQVAPRRRLPLLVLMLVVPFWINELLRTFAWYIILAFNGPLNALLVGLGIFSEPQRLLGGDAGVIIGMVYVYILFMVFPMMNAMESLDRNQIEAARDLGAGWLRIHRRIVIPHAKPGIAVGCIMTFMLAAGSYAVPALLGGPQSRWFTEVIYNWFFEGGNWNQGAAYAFILLILCVAFILLMMRLFRVGLTDIAK; from the coding sequence ATGGGCGGCGTGCTGCGCCGGTACGGTCCGGTTCTGACCGCGGCGATCCTGCTGGCGGTGGCCGTGTGGCTTCTGCTGCTGGTCGTGCTGCCGCAATTGCTGATGGTGGACTTCTCCTTCCGCCCGTCGCTGCCGCCCAGCAAGGCCGGCGGGCCGGAGGACGTCTACACGCTGCGCAACTACGCGACGCTGTGGACCAACCAGATCCATCTGGCGATCTTCCTCAAGACGATCTGGGCGAGCAGCCTCGTCACCGCGGTGACGCTGGCGGTCTGCTACCCCGTCGCTTTCTACATGGCGCAGGTGGCGCCGCGGCGGCGCCTGCCGCTGCTCGTGTTGATGCTCGTCGTGCCCTTCTGGATCAACGAGCTGCTGCGCACCTTCGCCTGGTACATCATCCTGGCCTTCAACGGGCCGCTGAACGCGCTGCTCGTCGGGCTGGGCATTTTCTCGGAGCCGCAGCGGCTGCTCGGCGGCGACGCCGGGGTGATCATCGGGATGGTCTACGTCTACATCCTCTTCATGGTGTTCCCGATGATGAACGCCATGGAGTCGCTGGACCGCAACCAGATCGAGGCCGCGCGCGACCTGGGGGCGGGGTGGCTGCGCATCCACCGCCGCATCGTCATCCCCCACGCCAAGCCGGGCATCGCGGTCGGCTGCATCATGACCTTCATGCTGGCGGCGGGCAGCTACGCCGTGCCGGCCCTGCTCGGCGGACCGCAGAGCCGCTGGTTCACCGAGGTCATCTACAACTGGTTCTTCGAGGGCGGGAACTGGAACCAGGGGGCGGCCTACGCCTTCATCCTGCTGATCCTGTGCGTCGCCTTCATCCTGCTGATGATGCGGCTGTTCCGCGTCGGCCTCACAGACATCGCCAAGTGA
- a CDS encoding extracellular solute-binding protein: MTKVPETTSLEQRSSAETQRAAKGFTRRLLLQGTAAAAGVAAVGPFILREGRAASGSVKIFSWAGYISPDMLADFEKKTGIKASLTEYGTNDELLNQLKATGGAGFDIIHPTVDRVPNYVEFELVQPLDESKVKWDGCLKSAVEGSAAMGGVVGGKRFFAPADWGTEAIAYDQAKAPLTYGTASYGDLWKPEHAGKVTVRGHSGLIGIGLWLEGQGKLPHPIREQFKDEAKARANFDAILQVAAANKKAIGQFWSNENEAQGAFRTNGCVIGQTWDSSAVALRKEGLPIRFLAPKEGALAWMEGFAIPAKAANLEQAYAWINWFYTPEAGALYTNHSGISSTAVGAEAHLSDLNKQFFADAYPGDALQKLWWWPIQEAWYVSIRNEYQDRFLAA, translated from the coding sequence ATGACCAAGGTTCCGGAAACCACCAGCCTGGAACAGCGCTCCAGCGCCGAGACGCAGCGCGCCGCCAAGGGCTTCACCCGCCGCCTGCTGCTCCAGGGGACCGCCGCCGCCGCGGGCGTCGCGGCGGTCGGCCCCTTCATCCTGCGCGAGGGTCGCGCCGCGTCGGGCAGCGTCAAGATCTTCTCCTGGGCCGGCTACATCAGCCCGGACATGCTGGCCGACTTCGAGAAGAAGACCGGCATCAAGGCCAGCCTGACCGAATACGGCACCAACGACGAGCTGCTGAACCAGCTCAAGGCCACCGGCGGCGCCGGCTTCGACATCATCCACCCCACGGTGGACCGCGTGCCGAACTATGTGGAGTTCGAGCTGGTCCAGCCGCTGGACGAGTCGAAGGTCAAATGGGACGGCTGCCTGAAGTCGGCGGTCGAGGGCTCCGCCGCCATGGGCGGCGTGGTCGGCGGCAAGCGCTTCTTCGCCCCCGCCGACTGGGGGACGGAGGCCATCGCCTACGATCAGGCCAAGGCGCCGCTGACCTACGGCACGGCCAGCTACGGCGACCTGTGGAAGCCGGAGCACGCCGGCAAGGTGACGGTGCGCGGCCATTCCGGCCTGATCGGCATCGGCCTGTGGCTGGAAGGCCAGGGCAAGCTGCCCCACCCGATCCGCGAGCAGTTCAAGGACGAGGCGAAGGCGCGCGCCAACTTCGACGCGATCCTCCAGGTGGCTGCGGCCAACAAGAAGGCGATCGGCCAGTTCTGGTCGAACGAGAACGAGGCCCAGGGCGCCTTCCGCACCAACGGCTGCGTGATCGGCCAGACCTGGGATTCGTCCGCGGTCGCCCTGCGCAAGGAGGGCCTGCCGATCCGCTTCCTGGCGCCGAAGGAAGGCGCGCTGGCCTGGATGGAAGGCTTCGCGATCCCGGCCAAGGCGGCGAACCTGGAGCAGGCCTACGCCTGGATCAACTGGTTCTACACGCCGGAGGCGGGCGCCCTCTACACCAACCATTCCGGCATCTCCAGCACGGCGGTCGGCGCGGAGGCGCATCTGTCCGACCTGAACAAGCAGTTCTTCGCCGACGCCTATCCGGGCGACGCGCTGCAGAAGCTGTGGTGGTGGCCGATCCAGGAGGCCTGGTACGTCTCCATCCGCAACGAGTACCAGGACCGCTTCCTGGCCGCGTGA
- a CDS encoding acyl-CoA thioesterase translates to MTDPTRPDLYRFWIAEHVRFADLDALGHVNNNAIGVYFEQSRVSLVHDCGGFRGESPWTVVLARSIIDYKAELLFPASIRVGARVAKVGNTSVVLGAAIFDGDRCIAVQEAVCVIVDKDSHRPTPVPADLRDALARYV, encoded by the coding sequence ATGACCGATCCGACCCGCCCCGACCTCTACCGTTTCTGGATCGCCGAGCATGTGCGCTTCGCCGACCTCGACGCGCTCGGCCACGTCAACAACAACGCCATCGGCGTGTATTTCGAGCAGAGCCGCGTGTCGCTGGTCCATGACTGCGGCGGCTTCCGTGGCGAGTCGCCCTGGACCGTGGTGCTGGCGCGCAGCATCATCGACTACAAGGCGGAGCTGCTGTTCCCGGCAAGCATCCGTGTCGGCGCGCGGGTGGCGAAGGTCGGCAACACCTCCGTCGTGCTGGGTGCGGCGATCTTCGACGGCGACCGCTGCATCGCCGTGCAGGAGGCCGTCTGCGTCATCGTCGACAAGGACAGCCACCGTCCGACCCCGGTGCCGGCCGACCTGCGCGACGCCCTGGCCCGCTACGTGTGA
- a CDS encoding multicopper oxidase family protein — translation MPPFLPLTRRDLLIGSALLAGAGLLPRAARAAVGEGTAVSLSAGPARANLAGAGFPDTAVWAYDGRIPGPELRFRQGDTARIAFANALPEPTTIHWHGLRVPNAMDGVPGLSQPPVPVGGRFDYEFPLKDAGTFWYHPHVNSGVQVAHGLTGAFIVDEREPIRVDRDLLWLLGDWRLTKEAELAGGFGHPMDATHAGRIGNTVTINGAVRDSVPVRAGERVRLRLINAANARVFALDFQGHTPRVIALDGQPVTPHAPPDGKVVLGPGQRADLVIDMEGRPGEGFDVVDGFYPRMAYRLTRLTYGDEAPLRDSPLDAPIALAANPLPEPDLSGAVRQDVVLDGGMHGAMPKTAGPRGPFWALNGVAAMNHQSMGHHLEPLITVKRGQTQVTAFVNETGWWHPMHLHGFPFRVLSRNGRPAEHREWRDTILLGPRETAEIAFVAEEAGDWMLHCHVLEHQETGMMAVLRVTA, via the coding sequence GTGCCGCCCTTTCTCCCGCTGACCCGCCGCGATCTGCTGATCGGCTCCGCCCTGCTGGCCGGGGCCGGCCTGCTGCCGCGCGCGGCCCGCGCGGCGGTGGGGGAGGGGACGGCGGTCAGCCTGTCCGCCGGCCCGGCCCGCGCCAATCTGGCGGGGGCGGGCTTTCCCGACACGGCGGTCTGGGCCTATGACGGGCGGATTCCGGGGCCGGAGCTGCGCTTCCGCCAGGGCGACACGGCGCGCATCGCCTTCGCCAACGCGCTGCCGGAGCCGACGACCATCCACTGGCACGGCCTGCGCGTCCCCAACGCCATGGACGGGGTGCCCGGCCTGTCGCAGCCGCCGGTGCCGGTGGGTGGGCGGTTCGACTACGAGTTCCCGCTGAAGGACGCCGGCACCTTCTGGTACCACCCGCACGTCAACAGCGGGGTGCAGGTGGCCCACGGCCTGACCGGCGCCTTCATCGTGGATGAGCGCGAGCCGATCCGCGTCGACCGCGACCTGCTCTGGCTGCTCGGCGACTGGCGTCTGACGAAGGAAGCGGAACTGGCCGGCGGCTTCGGCCACCCCATGGACGCCACCCACGCCGGGCGCATCGGCAACACCGTCACCATCAACGGCGCGGTGCGGGACAGCGTGCCGGTCCGTGCCGGAGAGCGCGTCCGTCTGCGCCTGATCAACGCGGCGAACGCCCGCGTCTTCGCGCTCGACTTCCAGGGGCACACGCCGCGGGTGATCGCGCTCGACGGCCAGCCGGTGACGCCGCACGCCCCGCCGGACGGCAAGGTGGTGTTGGGACCCGGCCAGCGCGCCGATCTCGTGATCGACATGGAAGGCAGGCCGGGCGAGGGGTTCGACGTGGTCGACGGCTTCTACCCGCGCATGGCCTACCGGCTGACCCGGCTGACCTACGGCGACGAGGCGCCTCTGCGCGATTCGCCTCTGGACGCCCCGATCGCGCTGGCCGCCAACCCGCTGCCCGAGCCTGACCTTTCCGGAGCCGTCCGTCAGGATGTGGTTCTGGATGGCGGGATGCACGGCGCCATGCCGAAGACCGCCGGGCCGCGCGGCCCCTTCTGGGCGCTGAACGGCGTGGCCGCCATGAACCATCAATCCATGGGCCATCACCTGGAGCCGCTCATCACCGTCAAACGCGGTCAAACGCAGGTGACGGCTTTCGTCAACGAGACCGGCTGGTGGCACCCCATGCACCTGCACGGCTTTCCCTTCCGCGTCCTCTCGCGCAATGGCCGGCCGGCCGAGCACCGCGAGTGGCGCGACACCATCCTGCTCGGCCCCCGTGAAACGGCCGAGATCGCCTTCGTGGCCGAAGAGGCCGGCGACTGGATGCTCCACTGCCATGTTCTGGAGCATCAGGAGACCGGCATGATGGCCGTCCTGAGAGTGACCGCGTGA
- the dnaA gene encoding chromosomal replication initiator protein DnaA has protein sequence MSVGASLDQQWARIRGRLKDEVGEIAYRSWLQPLSFAGIRGGEVRIVVPTRFMRDWVLTHYADRIRNLWAGENPDVLSIDVVVASANAPSMLMPDEDAGEPSRDSAPADGAGGGGPVPQAPAPRAAALSQSAPYGAASYGANSYIGSSYSAGPPSFASDESPTAVASVLEDRTDISAPLDPRFTFENFVVGKPNELAHAAARRVADATSVTFNPLFLYGGVGLGKTHLMHAIAWQIRRNDPNRKVIYLSAEKFMYQFIRALRFKDTMAFKQQFRSVDVLMIDDVQFISGKDSTQEEFFHTFNALVDQNRQVIISADKSPSDLEGMEERLRSRLGWGLVADIHPTTYELRLGILQAKADALNAAIPLKVLEFLAHKITSNVRELEGALNRIVAHAELVGRAISLESTQEVLHDLLRANDRRVTIDEIQKRVAEHFNIRVADMHSARRARAVARPRQVAMYLAKQLTARSLPEIGRKFGGRDHTTVMHAVKKVEELRTTDPAFAEDVELLRRMLES, from the coding sequence ATGTCGGTCGGCGCGTCGTTGGATCAGCAGTGGGCCCGCATCCGGGGCCGCCTCAAGGACGAGGTGGGCGAGATCGCCTACCGCAGCTGGCTGCAGCCGCTTTCCTTCGCCGGCATCCGCGGCGGGGAGGTGCGCATCGTCGTGCCCACCCGCTTCATGCGCGACTGGGTGCTGACCCACTACGCCGACCGCATCCGCAACCTGTGGGCCGGCGAGAATCCGGACGTCCTGTCCATCGACGTCGTGGTCGCCTCCGCCAACGCCCCGTCCATGCTGATGCCGGACGAGGACGCGGGCGAGCCGTCGCGCGACTCCGCTCCGGCCGACGGCGCCGGCGGCGGCGGCCCGGTTCCCCAGGCGCCCGCCCCGCGGGCCGCGGCGCTCAGCCAATCCGCTCCCTATGGGGCCGCCTCCTACGGGGCCAATTCCTACATCGGCTCATCCTATTCGGCGGGACCGCCCTCCTTCGCGTCGGACGAGTCGCCCACGGCGGTCGCCTCGGTGCTGGAGGACCGGACCGACATCTCGGCGCCGTTGGACCCCCGCTTCACCTTCGAGAATTTCGTGGTCGGCAAGCCGAACGAGCTGGCCCACGCCGCCGCCCGGCGCGTCGCCGACGCCACCTCGGTCACCTTCAACCCGCTGTTCCTCTACGGCGGGGTCGGGCTCGGCAAGACGCACCTGATGCACGCCATCGCCTGGCAGATCCGGCGGAACGATCCGAACCGCAAGGTGATCTACCTGTCGGCGGAAAAGTTCATGTACCAGTTCATTCGGGCGCTGCGCTTCAAGGACACCATGGCCTTCAAGCAGCAGTTCCGCTCGGTGGACGTGCTGATGATCGACGACGTGCAGTTCATCAGCGGCAAGGACAGCACCCAGGAGGAGTTCTTCCACACCTTCAACGCGCTGGTGGACCAGAACCGTCAGGTCATCATCTCCGCCGACAAGAGCCCGTCCGACCTGGAAGGCATGGAGGAGCGGCTGCGCTCCCGCCTCGGCTGGGGCCTCGTCGCGGACATCCACCCGACCACCTACGAGCTGCGGCTGGGCATCCTGCAGGCCAAGGCGGACGCGCTGAACGCGGCCATCCCGCTGAAGGTTCTGGAGTTCCTCGCCCACAAGATCACGTCCAACGTGCGCGAGCTGGAAGGGGCGCTGAACCGCATCGTCGCGCACGCCGAGCTGGTCGGGCGGGCCATCTCGCTGGAATCGACGCAGGAGGTGCTGCACGACCTGCTGCGCGCCAACGACCGCCGCGTCACCATCGACGAGATCCAGAAGCGGGTGGCGGAGCATTTCAACATCCGCGTCGCCGACATGCATTCGGCCCGCCGCGCCCGCGCCGTGGCCCGCCCGCGCCAGGTCGCCATGTATCTCGCCAAGCAGCTCACCGCCCGCTCCCTGCCGGAGATCGGGCGCAAGTTCGGCGGGCGCGACCACACCACCGTGATGCACGCGGTGAAGAAGGTGGAGGAGTTGCGCACCACCGACCCCGCCTTCGCCGAGGACGTCGAGCTTCTCCGCCGCATGCTGGAGAGCTGA
- a CDS encoding DUF2946 family protein: protein MREATAWVAALVLVFHALVMATHIPAPLARVLAESAQIAMAGSICHSSAAPDASAASHANHDSVPDGTPGHVTYCPICLSLGGGSLFGPAMAPAPLPPVGIVLAAVPLPVDDEAGAGRPPRAFSARAPPVGV from the coding sequence ATGAGGGAGGCAACAGCGTGGGTCGCCGCGCTGGTGCTGGTCTTCCACGCCCTGGTCATGGCCACCCACATCCCGGCGCCATTGGCCAGGGTGCTGGCGGAGTCGGCACAGATCGCCATGGCCGGCTCGATCTGCCATTCCAGCGCCGCGCCCGACGCCTCCGCCGCATCGCACGCGAATCATGATTCCGTCCCGGATGGCACGCCGGGCCACGTCACCTATTGCCCGATCTGCCTGTCGCTGGGCGGCGGGTCCCTGTTCGGTCCGGCCATGGCGCCGGCCCCGCTGCCGCCGGTCGGGATCGTGCTGGCCGCCGTTCCGCTGCCCGTGGACGACGAGGCCGGGGCCGGGCGACCCCCGCGCGCCTTCTCCGCCAGAGCGCCTCCGGTGGGTGTCTGA
- a CDS encoding ABC transporter permease: MTAASFRRWVTGAYLVLFFGYLFLPLGIMAAATFNSSRFPTVTPWMGFTLQWFGALWADQRMWQALGTSLLVGAGVIAVAVPLGLAAALLLDRLHSRARTFLYAVMVSPLLTPGVIVGISTLVFWREWFGVTGGLFLTILAQSSFIAAYAMLLFLARLQRFDQTLEEAALDLGATHGQVFRRITLPYLTPAILSASFLAFLQSFENYNTTLFVRGLDTTLTVYIASKVRTGLTPAVNALSLILIALTILGAVVYEILRRREARRQPDPA, from the coding sequence ATGACCGCCGCAAGTTTCCGCCGCTGGGTCACCGGGGCCTATCTGGTCCTGTTCTTCGGTTATCTGTTCCTGCCGCTGGGGATCATGGCGGCGGCGACCTTCAACAGCAGCCGCTTCCCGACCGTCACCCCCTGGATGGGCTTCACGCTGCAATGGTTCGGCGCCCTGTGGGCCGATCAGCGCATGTGGCAGGCGCTGGGGACCAGCCTGCTGGTCGGGGCGGGGGTGATCGCCGTGGCGGTGCCGCTGGGGCTGGCGGCGGCGCTGCTGCTCGACCGGCTGCACAGCCGGGCGCGGACCTTCCTCTACGCCGTGATGGTGTCGCCGCTGCTGACGCCGGGGGTGATCGTCGGCATCTCCACGCTGGTCTTCTGGCGGGAGTGGTTCGGGGTGACCGGCGGCCTGTTCCTGACGATCCTGGCGCAATCCAGCTTCATCGCGGCCTACGCGATGCTGCTGTTCCTGGCGCGGCTGCAACGGTTCGACCAGACGCTGGAGGAGGCGGCGCTGGATCTGGGCGCCACCCACGGGCAGGTGTTCCGGCGGATCACGCTGCCCTATCTGACGCCGGCCATCCTGTCGGCGTCCTTCCTGGCCTTCCTGCAGAGCTTCGAGAACTACAACACGACGTTGTTCGTCCGCGGGCTGGACACCACGCTGACGGTCTACATCGCCTCGAAGGTGCGCACGGGCCTGACACCCGCGGTCAACGCGCTGTCGCTGATCCTGATCGCGCTGACCATCCTGGGCGCCGTCGTCTACGAAATCCTGCGCCGGCGCGAAGCGCGCCGGCAGCCGGACCCCGCGTGA
- a CDS encoding CopD family protein, with translation MRRLVVGWVAALMLLSLSVPALAHAVLVESAPEDGARLDSPPAEAVLRFNEPVRPVSVTLIGPGGVTLPLPAPAAGDGALRVALPGGLAVGTHVLSYRVSSADGHPVAGSLLFGIGAEPERPAALGGATPPATLLAAAAVRALHYGSLLAAVGGGLFLVLVAGRWSPLNRRLRPGLCLGVGVAALVAVLNAGLAGAVLEGAPLSALATAPPWIAGLTSTAGPSVLLALLGLIATALGLALEERGTAGRVLLVIGAVGAALALAATGHAATAEPRWLSVPLVALHGLAVAFWIGGFWPLAVLLRTEPPAESLRLVRHFSAIAVPAVAVLLLAGAGLSVLQIADPRAILTTAYGQIWSGKIVCALALLGLAALNRWRLTPRLETMGTEGAARLRASVQTEMVVAALVVLFTAGLGTTPPPRTESLPVFAEKPAGFSTAVVARGRTAIVTVTPATPGANRVEMRLTGPDGAPLDALEVSAELALPTARIEGITRPLPKVAPGVYASDGITLPVAGSWAVRLDALVSDFEKVPFRAVVPVGR, from the coding sequence ATGCGCCGGCTGGTCGTGGGGTGGGTCGCCGCCCTGATGCTGCTGTCCCTGTCCGTGCCGGCCCTGGCGCATGCCGTGCTGGTCGAGAGCGCTCCGGAGGACGGGGCGCGGCTCGACAGCCCGCCCGCCGAGGCCGTGCTGCGCTTCAACGAGCCGGTGCGGCCGGTGTCGGTGACGCTGATCGGCCCCGGCGGTGTGACGCTTCCCCTGCCCGCACCGGCCGCCGGGGACGGGGCGCTGCGCGTCGCGCTGCCCGGCGGGCTGGCGGTGGGGACCCATGTCCTCAGCTACCGCGTCAGCTCAGCGGACGGCCATCCGGTCGCCGGATCGCTCCTCTTCGGGATCGGTGCGGAGCCGGAACGACCGGCGGCGCTGGGCGGGGCGACGCCGCCGGCCACGCTGCTGGCCGCCGCCGCGGTCCGGGCGCTCCATTACGGAAGCCTGCTCGCCGCGGTCGGCGGCGGGCTGTTCCTGGTGCTGGTGGCGGGGCGGTGGAGTCCGCTGAACCGCCGCCTGCGCCCCGGCCTGTGCCTGGGCGTCGGCGTCGCCGCCCTGGTGGCGGTGCTGAACGCCGGGCTGGCCGGCGCGGTGCTGGAAGGCGCGCCCCTGTCCGCCCTGGCCACCGCTCCACCCTGGATCGCCGGCCTGACGAGCACGGCGGGGCCGAGCGTCCTCCTGGCCCTGCTCGGCCTGATCGCCACCGCCCTGGGGCTGGCGCTGGAAGAGCGGGGGACGGCGGGCCGCGTCCTGCTGGTCATCGGGGCGGTCGGGGCGGCGCTGGCGCTGGCCGCCACCGGCCACGCCGCGACGGCGGAGCCGCGCTGGCTCAGCGTGCCGCTGGTCGCCTTGCACGGACTCGCGGTGGCCTTCTGGATCGGCGGCTTCTGGCCGCTGGCCGTGCTGCTGCGGACGGAGCCGCCGGCCGAGTCGCTGCGGCTGGTCCGGCACTTCTCCGCCATCGCGGTTCCGGCGGTGGCCGTGCTTCTGCTCGCCGGGGCGGGGCTGAGCGTGTTGCAGATCGCCGACCCGCGCGCCATCCTGACCACCGCCTACGGCCAGATCTGGTCCGGCAAAATCGTTTGCGCCCTGGCCCTGCTGGGGCTGGCGGCCCTCAACCGCTGGCGGCTGACCCCACGGCTGGAGACCATGGGGACCGAGGGAGCGGCCCGGCTGCGCGCCAGCGTCCAGACGGAGATGGTGGTGGCCGCGCTGGTCGTGCTGTTCACCGCCGGGCTGGGCACCACGCCGCCGCCGCGCACCGAGTCCCTGCCGGTCTTCGCCGAGAAGCCGGCGGGCTTCAGCACCGCGGTCGTGGCGCGCGGGCGCACCGCCATCGTGACGGTGACCCCGGCGACGCCGGGAGCGAACCGAGTTGAGATGCGCCTGACCGGACCGGACGGCGCGCCGCTCGACGCGCTGGAGGTGTCGGCGGAGCTGGCCCTGCCCACCGCCAGGATCGAGGGCATCACCCGCCCCCTGCCCAAGGTCGCGCCCGGCGTCTATGCGTCGGACGGCATCACCCTGCCGGTGGCCGGATCCTGGGCGGTGCGGCTGGACGCGCTGGTCAGCGACTTCGAAAAGGTGCCCTTCCGCGCGGTTGTCCCGGTGGGTCGCTGA